In one window of Candidatus Scalindua sp. DNA:
- the leuC gene encoding 3-isopropylmalate dehydratase large subunit, translated as MAMTITEKIIAAHAGLEEVRAGQFVYADVDICLGNDITAPIAIEQFETLGAKNVLYPDRIVLVPDHFTPNKDIKSAQNAKILRGFAQKHHIKNYFEVGRVGIEHVLLPEQGIVVPGDLVIGADSHTCTYGALGIFSTGVGSTDIAACYATGKVWLKVPETMKFNYTGQLNEWVSGKDLILYTIGKIGVDGARYRAMEFGGSVVESLSIDDRLAMCNMAIEAGAKNGIIAPDSRTEEFINNKAQRSYKFYSSDEDCSYFEVYEYDVTNLTPQVALPNLPENVRPVEDLSDIKIDQVVIGSCTNGRISDLRIAAQILKGKKVHSSIRLIVLPGTQAVYLEALREGLIEIFINAEGAVSTPTCGPCLGGHMGVLAEGERALSTTNRNFAGRMGHPKSEIYLCNPAVAAASAITGKITHPELIA; from the coding sequence ATGGCAATGACAATCACTGAGAAAATAATTGCCGCTCACGCGGGGCTTGAGGAAGTCAGAGCCGGACAATTTGTGTATGCGGATGTTGATATTTGTCTCGGGAACGATATAACCGCACCGATTGCTATTGAGCAGTTTGAAACACTCGGGGCAAAAAATGTTTTATATCCCGATAGGATAGTCTTGGTTCCCGACCATTTTACTCCAAACAAGGACATTAAATCAGCGCAGAATGCGAAAATCCTCAGAGGCTTTGCACAAAAACATCATATAAAAAACTATTTTGAGGTGGGAAGAGTCGGGATAGAGCATGTTCTATTACCGGAGCAAGGTATAGTTGTTCCGGGAGATTTGGTAATTGGTGCAGATTCTCATACCTGTACATATGGGGCTCTCGGTATCTTTTCAACAGGTGTCGGGAGTACCGATATTGCCGCCTGCTATGCTACCGGTAAGGTTTGGTTAAAAGTCCCGGAAACGATGAAATTTAATTATACCGGCCAATTAAACGAATGGGTTTCCGGGAAAGATTTAATTCTTTATACAATTGGTAAAATTGGTGTAGACGGTGCAAGATACCGGGCCATGGAATTCGGGGGATCTGTGGTAGAGTCTTTGTCAATTGATGACCGTCTTGCGATGTGTAATATGGCAATTGAGGCGGGTGCCAAGAATGGAATAATCGCACCGGATAGCCGTACTGAAGAATTTATAAACAATAAAGCTCAGAGAAGTTACAAGTTTTACTCAAGCGATGAAGATTGCAGCTATTTTGAAGTGTACGAATATGATGTGACTAACCTCACCCCTCAAGTAGCATTACCCAATTTACCTGAAAATGTTCGTCCTGTTGAAGACTTATCAGATATAAAGATAGACCAGGTTGTAATAGGTTCCTGCACAAATGGGAGGATTTCTGATCTGAGAATAGCTGCTCAAATTCTAAAAGGCAAGAAAGTCCACTCTTCTATTCGTTTAATAGTGCTGCCTGGTACACAGGCTGTCTATCTTGAGGCATTACGTGAGGGCTTGATAGAAATTTTTATCAATGCCGAAGGGGCGGTCTCTACACCGACCTGCGGACCTTGCTTGGGAGGCCATATGGGTGTTTTGGCTGAAGGTGAGCGAGCATTATCAACAACCAACAGAAATTTTGCTGGCAGAATGGGGCATCCAAAATCAGAAATTTACCTCTGCAATCCTGCTGTAGCAGCTGCTTCTGCCATTACGGGGAAAATAACACATCCTGAATTAATTGCCTAG
- the proB gene encoding glutamate 5-kinase, translating into MNIREKILSKVNRIVVKIGTHVLTNTDGILDNSQIMELSRQIIMLCTQGYKVVIVTSGAIGAGIRALGRSRRPTILPELQAAAAIGQGKLMEAYNECFKSHGYHAAQLLLTRQDFEDRQRYLNTSNTLHTLLRFKTIPIINENDTIAIDEIAFGDNDVLSAMVTNLLHADLLILLSSVDGLYTNSPKPGGKNTVLPIVNEISDEIKKLAFKPKTLQGTGGMKSKLKAAWDVTNAGEAVIIANGKHPDILQKIMRFDDVGTLFLPSKKKIASRKRWIGFSVRPNGKLFIDEGAFDAVYKRGKSLLPSGLVNVDGNFVKGDIVSIMDTDGEKEIARGLINYSKEEVMKIKGMRTSLIKKTLGAKPYDEVIHRDNMVLL; encoded by the coding sequence ATGAATATCCGAGAGAAAATATTGTCTAAAGTCAATAGGATTGTTGTAAAAATCGGAACCCATGTACTGACAAACACAGATGGAATCCTCGATAATAGTCAGATTATGGAACTGTCGAGGCAAATTATTATGCTTTGCACTCAGGGATACAAGGTTGTCATCGTAACCTCTGGTGCAATTGGAGCAGGTATCAGGGCATTGGGTCGATCAAGAAGGCCTACTATTCTCCCCGAGCTTCAGGCGGCGGCGGCAATTGGACAGGGTAAACTTATGGAAGCTTATAATGAATGCTTTAAGAGTCATGGGTACCATGCCGCTCAATTACTATTAACGAGGCAGGACTTTGAAGATCGCCAAAGATATTTGAACACATCTAATACGTTACATACCCTGCTACGTTTTAAGACGATTCCGATTATTAATGAAAACGATACTATTGCTATTGACGAAATAGCATTCGGAGACAATGATGTGTTGTCGGCAATGGTTACAAATCTCCTCCATGCTGATTTATTGATACTTTTATCTTCTGTAGACGGATTATATACAAATTCTCCGAAGCCTGGAGGTAAGAATACCGTTTTGCCAATTGTTAATGAGATTTCAGATGAAATTAAAAAACTTGCATTTAAACCGAAAACACTGCAGGGTACGGGGGGGATGAAAAGTAAACTTAAGGCTGCCTGGGATGTTACTAATGCCGGAGAGGCTGTTATTATTGCAAACGGAAAACACCCCGATATTTTACAAAAGATAATGAGGTTTGATGATGTTGGAACGCTGTTTCTTCCTAGCAAGAAAAAAATAGCCAGCCGAAAACGCTGGATAGGTTTTTCTGTAAGGCCAAATGGGAAACTTTTTATTGATGAAGGCGCATTTGATGCGGTATACAAGAGAGGGAAAAGTTTACTGCCTTCCGGTCTTGTCAATGTTGATGGGAATTTTGTTAAGGGCGATATTGTATCAATAATGGATACTGATGGAGAGAAAGAGATAGCAAGGGGGTTGATAAATTATTCAAAGGAAGAGGTCATGAAAATCAAGGGTATGCGAACTTCTTTAATAAAAAAGACTCTGGGGGCAAAACCTTATGACGAAGTAATCCACCGTGACAATATGGTTTTGTTGTAA